From the genome of Gilliamella sp. wkB7, one region includes:
- a CDS encoding GNAT family N-acetyltransferase, with product MSLNYLEDNERFYVCDINNKQIAEMTFTRIGQNQATINHTYIAPDYRGQGIAEKLLDLVVKKLQQENRKIIPICSFAIKKLNKQN from the coding sequence ATGTCATTGAATTATTTAGAAGATAATGAGCGTTTTTATGTATGTGATATAAATAATAAACAAATAGCCGAGATGACATTTACTCGAATAGGGCAAAATCAAGCTACTATCAATCACACTTACATAGCTCCAGATTATCGAGGTCAAGGTATTGCTGAGAAATTATTAGATCTTGTTGTAAAAAAGTTACAACAAGAAAACCGTAAAATTATTCCTATTTGCTCTTTTGCTATTAAAAAATTGAACAAACAAAATTAG
- a CDS encoding acyltransferase, producing MESAKPQKIYSIHVLRGVAIIMIVFSHCLGVFKNSNLIANSYLFSFLNLFAFNFTTFFVLIAGFLFQHLTYKFDTKTYYLSKFKTVVCPYISVSIFCFFFYHYQYLSGLPWYSSTEPSVISSVIRMMLTGTQLLPLWFMPMIIIVYLMGPLLFYWSKKNLIVPGLIAMLWVVMFTKPDFTKPLLNLLHYGPVYLIGMMLKQNYETIMKSVKDNLSLIILLFGLCFFVPFAYRYVDYFGIQNLYFDTLQKIILFILALYFLEGLNHKVNEGKIYKFFSYMANVSFPIYFIHEIIVIELERQLYMSPMGDIIKTSNGELASLGAISFLVSTLVISVIIANIIKLVFKDKAKYLIGGMR from the coding sequence ATGGAATCTGCCAAACCTCAAAAAATTTATTCTATTCACGTATTGCGTGGTGTTGCAATTATTATGATTGTTTTTAGCCACTGTTTAGGTGTGTTTAAAAACTCTAATCTAATTGCGAATAGTTATTTATTCTCTTTTTTAAATTTGTTTGCATTTAATTTCACAACTTTTTTTGTGTTGATTGCTGGTTTTTTGTTTCAACATTTAACATACAAATTTGATACTAAAACATACTATTTATCAAAATTTAAAACAGTAGTATGCCCTTATATTTCAGTGTCTATTTTTTGTTTTTTCTTTTATCACTATCAATATCTATCGGGATTACCATGGTACTCTTCAACTGAACCTAGCGTTATTAGCTCAGTAATTAGAATGATGTTAACTGGCACGCAGCTTTTACCTTTGTGGTTTATGCCAATGATAATAATTGTATACCTAATGGGACCACTTCTTTTTTATTGGTCGAAGAAAAATTTAATTGTGCCTGGTCTAATAGCTATGCTTTGGGTGGTAATGTTTACTAAACCTGATTTTACAAAGCCACTTTTAAACTTATTACATTATGGTCCAGTTTATTTAATTGGTATGATGCTTAAACAAAATTATGAAACTATTATGAAGTCTGTGAAAGATAACTTATCATTAATTATCCTTCTTTTTGGTTTGTGTTTTTTTGTTCCATTTGCCTATCGTTATGTGGATTATTTTGGTATTCAAAATCTTTATTTTGATACTTTGCAAAAAATTATTTTATTTATACTCGCCCTTTATTTTTTAGAAGGATTAAATCATAAAGTAAATGAAGGAAAGATTTATAAATTCTTTTCCTATATGGCAAACGTGAGTTTTCCTATCTATTTTATTCATGAAATTATAGTGATAGAACTTGAGCGCCAGCTTTATATGTCACCAATGGGTGATATTATTAAAACAAGTAATGGTGAATTAGCATCATTAGGGGCAATTAGCTTTTTAGTTTCAACTTTAGTGATAAGTGTCATCATTGCTAACATAATAAAATTAGTTTTCAAAGATAAAGCAAAATATCTTATCGGAGGAATGCGTTAA
- the pfkA gene encoding 6-phosphofructokinase, whose product MIKKIGILTSGGDAPGMNAAIRGVVRTALTEGLEVFGVYDGYLGLCEDRITQLERSSVSDIITRGGTFLGSARFPEFKDKTVRQKAIENLKKHQIDALVVIGGDGSYMGAMRLTEEGFPCIGLPGTIDNDIRGTDYTIGYFTALSTAVESIDRLRDTCSSHHRISVIEIMGRDCGDLTLNAAVAGGCEFMIIPEMSYTKEDLIEEIKLGFAKGKKHAIVTVTEHMCDVNQLAADIEAAVHHETRATVLGHVQRGGSPVPYDRILGSRMGAYAVELLQQGHAGRCVGVQNGKLVHHDIIEAINNMKRPFDVDLYNTAKRLF is encoded by the coding sequence ATGATAAAAAAAATAGGTATTTTGACCAGTGGTGGTGATGCACCAGGGATGAATGCAGCCATACGAGGAGTAGTTAGAACTGCTTTAACGGAAGGGTTAGAAGTTTTTGGTGTTTATGATGGTTACTTAGGTCTTTGTGAAGATCGAATTACTCAGTTAGAACGTTCTAGTGTGTCAGATATCATTACTCGTGGTGGTACGTTTCTCGGTTCTGCCAGATTCCCAGAGTTTAAAGATAAAACAGTAAGACAAAAAGCTATTGAGAATTTGAAAAAACATCAAATTGATGCTTTAGTCGTAATTGGTGGTGATGGTTCTTATATGGGGGCTATGCGTTTAACAGAAGAAGGTTTTCCATGTATTGGTTTACCGGGCACCATTGATAATGATATTCGCGGAACCGATTATACGATTGGTTATTTCACCGCACTAAGTACTGCTGTTGAATCTATTGATAGATTACGTGATACCTGTTCTTCACATCATAGAATATCTGTGATTGAAATCATGGGACGGGATTGTGGTGATTTAACATTAAATGCTGCAGTTGCTGGTGGTTGTGAATTCATGATTATTCCAGAAATGTCTTATACGAAAGAAGATTTAATTGAAGAAATTAAATTAGGCTTTGCAAAAGGTAAAAAACATGCAATTGTAACCGTTACAGAGCATATGTGTGACGTTAACCAGCTTGCAGCAGACATAGAGGCAGCCGTGCATCATGAGACTCGTGCAACAGTATTAGGTCACGTTCAACGAGGTGGCTCTCCTGTTCCTTACGATCGTATTTTAGGTTCACGCATGGGGGCTTATGCTGTTGAATTATTACAACAAGGTCATGCAGGGCGATGTGTAGGTGTCCAAAATGGTAAATTGGTACATCATGATATAATAGAAGCTATTAATAATATGAAGCGTCCATTTGACGTAGATCTTTATAATACTGCAAAACGTTTATTTTAG